One genomic segment of Diceros bicornis minor isolate mBicDic1 chromosome 25, mDicBic1.mat.cur, whole genome shotgun sequence includes these proteins:
- the LOC131421429 gene encoding LOW QUALITY PROTEIN: apolipoprotein L2-like (The sequence of the model RefSeq protein was modified relative to this genomic sequence to represent the inferred CDS: inserted 2 bases in 1 codon; substituted 1 base at 1 genomic stop codon): MTSEACGVSPESKSCLQDAIEYFQNRVSREELQLLLTDVEAWEQLVAEDGLSSEDACALHEGLNELNTDMAMEHRXMIQKDQLYRKKIMDEFPRVKRELEERIGKLHALADKVDKVHRDCTISNVVAASTGTVSGILTILGLALAPVTAGVSLALLATGIGLGAAAAVTSVSTSIVDSSSMLSAKAEASRLALIDSDKREVVEETLRHSTPHSLSLSKNSTQVVVNIKKNVHAIKLAKAKPHLAAYTKFLMAIGRISVQRGKQIQKAFGGTTLAMAKGARIMGAATAGVFLLMDVISLVEESLHLHEGAKAESAEGLRQQAQELERVLEELTQIHERLQXGLIP, encoded by the exons ATGACCTCAGAAGCCTGCGGGGTCAGCCCAG AAAGCAAAAGCTGTCTTCAGGATGCCATTGAGTATTTCCAGAACAGAGTGAGCAGAGAGGAACTGCAGCTCCTGCTGACTGATGTTGAGGCCTGGGAGCAACTTGTGGCTGAGGATGGTTTGTCCAG CGAAGACGCATGTGCACTACATGAAGGTCTGAATGAGCTGAACACAGACATGGCCATGGAACACAG CATGATCCAAAAAGACCAACTGTATAGGAAGAAGATCATGGACGAGTTTCCTCGGGTGAAACGGGAGCTTGAGGAGCGCATAGGAAAGCTCCACGCACTTGCAGACAAGGTTGACAAGGTGCACAGGGACTGCACCATCTCCAACGTTGTGGCAGCCTCCACTGGCACTGTGTCTGGCATCCTGACCATCCTTGGCCTGGCTCTGGCACCCGTGACAGCAGGGGTCAGTCTGGCACTCTTGGCAACTGGGATAGGGCTGGGAGCAGCAGCTGCTGTGACCAGTGTGTCCACCAGCATTGTGGACTCCTCAAGCATGTTGTCAGCAAAAGCTGAAGCCAGTCGCCTGGCATTAATTGACAGTGACAAAAGGGAGGTGGTAGAGGAAACTCTACGTCACAGCACACCgcatagtctttcttt ATCAAAGAATTCCACCCAAGTCGTGGTAAATATTAAGAAGAACGTCCATGCTATCAAGCTAGCCAAAGCCAAACCTCACTTAGCAGCCTATACCAAATTCCTCATGGCCATTGGGAGAATCTCGGTCCAAAGAGGCAAGCAGATACAGAAAGCTTTTGGAGGCACCACGCTGGCAATGGCCAAAGGAGCCCGGATTATGGGTGCGGCCACTGCAGGTGTCTTCCTTCTGATGGATGTGATCAGCCTTGTGGAAGAGTCACTTCATTTGCATGAGGGGGCAAAGGCAGAGTCGGCTGAAGGGCTGAGGCAGCAGGCTCAGGAGCTGGAGAGGGTGTTGGAGGAGCTCACCCAGATCCATGAGAGGCTGCAGTAGGGCCTCATTCCATGA